A genomic window from bacterium includes:
- a CDS encoding segregation/condensation protein A encodes MRPALQPFDGPLDLLLRLIEQEELDITTVALAGVCESYLAHLKQVEQRTPEAVADFLVIAAKLLYLKSLVLLPEAEGDAEEDETGLAAQLRIYRAFAEAATGIAEQFSVSPRMHPSARVPVIVPSFLPPKRVDLAMLGQVMVHLIAELEPIVRIPKATIGRTISIEDRIAELRALVAARSRVTLHDVLRGRTGRREQIVSFLAVLELVRQQEVVAIQSSQFSPIAIERSSDGRSR; translated from the coding sequence ATGCGCCCCGCGCTCCAGCCATTCGACGGGCCGCTCGACCTCCTCCTGCGCCTCATTGAGCAGGAGGAGCTCGACATCACCACCGTGGCGCTCGCTGGGGTGTGCGAGTCGTACCTCGCGCACCTCAAGCAGGTGGAGCAACGGACGCCGGAAGCCGTGGCGGATTTCCTCGTCATTGCGGCGAAGCTCCTCTACCTCAAGTCGCTCGTCCTCCTGCCCGAGGCGGAGGGCGACGCGGAGGAGGACGAGACGGGACTCGCGGCGCAGCTCCGCATCTACCGCGCGTTCGCGGAGGCGGCAACGGGTATCGCCGAGCAGTTCAGCGTGTCTCCACGGATGCACCCGAGCGCGCGGGTGCCGGTGATCGTACCATCATTTCTCCCGCCGAAGCGCGTTGACCTCGCAATGCTCGGGCAGGTCATGGTGCACCTCATCGCGGAGCTCGAGCCCATCGTGCGGATCCCGAAGGCGACGATCGGTCGCACCATCTCCATTGAGGATCGCATTGCAGAGTTGCGGGCGCTCGTCGCGGCGCGTTCCCGCGTGACACTCCACGACGTGCTCCGCGGGCGAACGGGACGTCGGGAACAGATCGTCTCGTTCCTCGCGGTTCTTGAGCTCGTCCGGCAGCAGGAGGTTGTCGCAATCCAGTCCTCGCAGTTCTCCCCGATTGCCATCGAGCGTTCCTCGGATGGACGCTCGCGTTGA
- a CDS encoding SMC-Scp complex subunit ScpB produces the protein MSKDTAPTIDLHRALETILFLSGKPLTMKKIAVLLGSDLQTARDAVAAFQTTWNARGGGTMVAATEEQVQLVSHPDCQAIAETIASDEVRGELTRPQLEALTVVAYRGPITKAELEHIRGVHCGLIIRNLLMRGLIVSARDRARGEDIFTVSMDFLRHLGIADLRELTDYERLHNDAIIREYLAMAHGEEGGEVVAAPPV, from the coding sequence ATGTCGAAAGATACCGCACCCACCATTGACCTCCACCGCGCGCTCGAGACCATCCTCTTCCTGTCCGGCAAGCCGCTCACGATGAAGAAGATCGCGGTGCTCCTCGGGAGCGATCTCCAGACCGCACGGGATGCCGTCGCTGCGTTCCAGACGACATGGAATGCGCGCGGCGGTGGAACGATGGTCGCGGCGACGGAGGAGCAAGTGCAGCTCGTCTCCCACCCGGATTGCCAGGCCATCGCGGAGACGATAGCGAGCGACGAGGTGCGCGGTGAGCTCACCCGTCCGCAGCTCGAAGCGCTCACGGTCGTCGCGTACCGCGGCCCGATCACGAAGGCGGAGCTCGAGCACATCCGCGGTGTCCACTGCGGACTCATCATCCGAAACCTCCTCATGCGCGGACTCATCGTGAGCGCGCGCGATCGCGCACGTGGCGAGGATATCTTCACGGTGTCGATGGATTTCCTCCGTCACCTCGGCATCGCGGATCTCCGCGAGCTCACGGACTACGAGCGGCTCCACAACGACGCGATCATCCGCGAGTACCTCGCCATGGCGCACGGCGAGGAGGGCGGTGAAGTGGTCGCGGCACCGCCGGTCTGA